One region of Streptomyces capillispiralis genomic DNA includes:
- the fabG gene encoding 3-oxoacyl-[acyl-carrier-protein] reductase yields MSRSVLVTGGNRGIGLAIARAFADAGDKVAVTYRSGEPPAGFLAVKCDITDPEQVEQAYKEIEETHGPVEVLVANAGVTKDQLLMRMSEEDFTSVVDTNLTGTFRVVKRANRAMLRAKKGRVVLISSVVGLLGSAGQANYAASKAGLVGFARSLARELGSRNITFNVVAPGFVDTDMTKVLTDEQRSSIVSQVPLGRYAKPEEIAAAVRFLASDEASYITGAVIPVDGGLGMGH; encoded by the coding sequence TTGAGCCGCTCGGTTCTCGTCACCGGAGGCAACCGGGGCATCGGCCTCGCCATCGCCCGCGCATTCGCCGACGCCGGCGACAAGGTCGCCGTCACGTACCGCTCGGGGGAGCCGCCGGCCGGCTTCCTGGCCGTCAAGTGCGACATCACCGACCCCGAGCAGGTGGAGCAGGCCTACAAGGAGATCGAGGAGACGCACGGTCCCGTCGAGGTGCTCGTGGCCAACGCCGGAGTCACCAAGGACCAGCTCCTCATGCGCATGTCCGAGGAGGACTTCACCTCGGTCGTCGACACCAACCTCACCGGCACCTTCCGGGTCGTCAAGCGCGCCAACCGCGCCATGCTGCGCGCCAAGAAGGGCCGTGTCGTCCTGATCTCCTCGGTCGTCGGCCTGCTCGGCTCCGCGGGGCAGGCGAACTACGCCGCCTCCAAGGCCGGCCTGGTCGGTTTCGCGCGCTCCCTCGCCCGTGAGCTGGGCTCGCGCAACATCACCTTCAACGTCGTCGCGCCCGGCTTCGTCGACACCGACATGACCAAGGTGCTCACCGACGAGCAGCGGTCGTCGATCGTGTCGCAGGTGCCGCTCGGCCGGTACGCGAAGCCGGAGGAGATCGCCGCGGCGGTGCGGTTCCTCGCCTCGGACGAGGCCTCGTACATCACTGGAGCCGTCATCCCCGTTGACGGCGGACTGGGAATGGGTCACTGA
- a CDS encoding SGM_5486 family transporter-associated protein: MPVLDPNPQNGQKKMLLVFGAFFAIFIVIGVVATVLAP, translated from the coding sequence ATGCCAGTCCTCGACCCGAACCCGCAGAACGGCCAGAAGAAGATGCTGCTCGTCTTCGGCGCGTTCTTCGCCATCTTCATCGTCATCGGCGTGGTCGCGACCGTCCTCGCGCCCTGA
- a CDS encoding streptophobe family protein: MGAATGVGAAERGARVPWADVVMSAVAAVSWALIGMAGTAALGLRLLGADAAGSLGPMTAAVVALGAGGSVTPSADVSAFGLSGAEAGTTLRIAPLGVSLVGALLLSYFFLRSLRAAGVVVPAAELLARASAVTGLFVAMTGGLVWAGHDVVTLDGGSLGLDGLPGGDGDGSGGEGGGGGGIEIPGLGDLGDIGGLLPDRVGDLVDGRATVAFIVDAVPTLLGGLGWSAGVLLLALLASRRTPLPRGWDAVHRVVRPAVSALVTVGLVAVAAGLAAAGHAAIGDDHPRRIAGAALLGAPNGVWLGLPLGLFVPWEGRASGALLGVLPHPVDDLLRVGTDQTVTLGRLAGLDGRVWLLGVAATLMMLLAGVLTGVRTPVKGGAAPYAEVVGDGAGRPRGAAGFAGRCAVRLGVATALALPLLTWLTDVSVSASVSVLGFDAFGAGIELHGRLGTAFLLGALWGTGAGAAGALLAWACGAAGTRAALLARGDMRDEGYGGWVSQGAMGAKGFRAAEGSPGAEGWRSEEGLGARASHGADAGPYAGPYAPGSPYRPPNPDTNPYLRVGREPWGTAESRGPVDARGAGAPGEGDDGHGDAHGDIHGDVHGDVHGAPTVARPIGPPPARGPRRGPRPRGGERSPLWPDEVPPPPPPPPPAPRKPDGDR; encoded by the coding sequence ATGGGTGCTGCCACAGGCGTCGGTGCCGCGGAGCGTGGTGCGCGGGTGCCGTGGGCGGACGTGGTGATGTCCGCGGTCGCCGCGGTGAGCTGGGCGTTGATCGGGATGGCGGGGACGGCGGCGCTGGGGCTGCGGCTGCTGGGTGCGGACGCGGCGGGTTCCCTGGGGCCGATGACCGCTGCCGTGGTGGCGTTGGGGGCCGGCGGTTCGGTCACGCCGTCCGCGGACGTGTCCGCCTTCGGGCTGTCGGGCGCGGAGGCCGGCACCACCCTCCGTATCGCGCCACTGGGGGTGAGCCTGGTGGGTGCGCTGCTGCTGTCGTACTTCTTCCTGCGGTCCCTGCGGGCGGCGGGAGTTGTGGTGCCGGCCGCCGAACTCCTCGCGCGGGCGTCCGCGGTGACCGGGCTGTTCGTGGCGATGACGGGCGGGCTGGTCTGGGCGGGGCACGACGTCGTCACCCTCGACGGGGGATCGCTGGGGCTGGACGGACTTCCGGGCGGGGACGGGGACGGGAGCGGGGGTGAGGGCGGTGGCGGGGGCGGGATCGAGATCCCGGGGCTGGGCGATCTCGGTGACATCGGGGGGCTGTTGCCGGACCGGGTCGGTGATCTCGTCGACGGGCGGGCGACGGTGGCGTTCATCGTCGACGCGGTGCCGACGCTGCTGGGTGGCCTCGGGTGGTCGGCCGGTGTCCTGCTGCTCGCGCTGCTGGCGTCGCGCCGCACTCCGCTGCCGCGCGGCTGGGACGCCGTGCACCGGGTGGTGCGGCCCGCGGTGTCGGCTCTCGTCACGGTGGGGCTGGTGGCGGTGGCGGCGGGTCTCGCCGCGGCGGGCCACGCGGCGATCGGCGACGACCATCCGCGGCGGATCGCGGGGGCGGCCCTGCTGGGGGCGCCGAACGGCGTGTGGCTGGGGCTGCCGCTCGGTCTGTTCGTGCCGTGGGAGGGACGGGCGAGCGGGGCGCTGCTCGGGGTGCTGCCGCACCCCGTGGACGATCTGCTGCGGGTGGGCACCGACCAGACGGTCACGCTGGGGCGGCTGGCCGGGCTCGACGGGCGGGTGTGGCTGCTGGGGGTGGCGGCCACGCTGATGATGCTGCTGGCGGGGGTGCTGACGGGCGTCCGGACGCCCGTGAAGGGCGGGGCGGCGCCCTATGCGGAAGTGGTGGGGGACGGTGCGGGGCGGCCTCGGGGAGCGGCCGGGTTCGCGGGGCGGTGTGCGGTGCGGCTGGGGGTGGCTACGGCCCTGGCCCTGCCCTTGCTGACCTGGCTGACGGACGTGTCCGTGAGCGCCTCGGTGTCCGTGCTGGGCTTCGACGCGTTCGGCGCCGGGATCGAGTTGCACGGTCGTCTCGGCACGGCCTTCCTGCTGGGCGCGCTGTGGGGAACGGGGGCGGGCGCGGCGGGGGCGCTGCTGGCGTGGGCGTGCGGTGCGGCGGGGACGCGGGCGGCTCTGTTGGCACGGGGTGACATGAGGGACGAAGGGTACGGGGGATGGGTGTCCCAGGGGGCCATGGGTGCCAAGGGGTTCCGGGCAGCCGAGGGGTCCCCGGGGGCTGAGGGGTGGCGGTCGGAGGAAGGGCTCGGGGCGAGGGCGTCGCACGGGGCGGACGCCGGGCCGTACGCCGGGCCGTACGCACCGGGGTCCCCCTACCGTCCGCCGAATCCGGACACCAACCCCTATCTGCGGGTGGGCCGGGAGCCGTGGGGGACCGCGGAGTCACGCGGTCCCGTGGACGCCCGGGGTGCGGGGGCGCCCGGCGAAGGGGATGACGGGCACGGCGACGCCCACGGCGACATCCACGGCGACGTCCACGGCGACGTCCACGGTGCGCCCACCGTGGCCCGGCCGATCGGACCGCCGCCCGCGCGTGGGCCCCGGCGCGGTCCGCGGCCTCGGGGTGGGGAGCGGTCGCCGTTGTGGCCGGACGAGGTGCCGCCGCCTCCCCCGCCGCCTCCCCCGGCACCGCGGAAGCCGGATGGTGACCGCTGA
- a CDS encoding FadR/GntR family transcriptional regulator translates to MPLSHPRRSALSEQVIAALRAQITSGEWPVGARIPTEPELVEQLGVARNTVREAVRALAHNGLLDIRQGSGTYVVATSELAGVMHRRFADADPRHIAELRSTLESAAARLAAERRTERDLKQLDTLLLRREEAWESGEAEAFVAADATFHLAVVAASHNDVMTAMYADLSEVLRDWLREDVGRELTPETHMDHGRLVDAIRAGDAATAAEEAAAYPFVCRPGRLSPSAGD, encoded by the coding sequence ATGCCTCTGAGCCATCCCCGTCGTTCGGCGCTGTCCGAGCAGGTCATCGCCGCCCTGCGGGCCCAGATCACCTCGGGCGAGTGGCCGGTCGGCGCCCGCATCCCCACCGAGCCGGAGCTGGTCGAACAGCTGGGGGTGGCCCGGAACACGGTCCGTGAGGCCGTCCGCGCGCTGGCGCACAACGGGCTGCTGGACATCCGGCAGGGCTCGGGCACGTACGTGGTGGCGACGAGCGAGCTGGCGGGGGTGATGCACCGCCGTTTCGCCGATGCCGACCCTCGGCACATCGCGGAGCTGCGCTCGACCCTGGAGTCGGCCGCGGCCCGGCTGGCCGCCGAGCGGCGCACGGAGCGGGACCTCAAGCAGCTCGACACCCTGTTGCTGCGCCGGGAGGAGGCGTGGGAGTCGGGTGAGGCGGAGGCGTTCGTGGCGGCGGACGCGACGTTCCACCTGGCCGTCGTGGCCGCCTCGCACAACGACGTGATGACCGCGATGTACGCGGACCTGAGCGAGGTGCTGCGGGACTGGCTGCGCGAGGACGTGGGCCGGGAGCTGACGCCGGAGACGCACATGGACCACGGGCGGCTGGTGGACGCGATCCGCGCGGGGGACGCGGCGACGGCGGCCGAGGAGGCCGCCGCCTATCCGTTCGTCTGCCGGCCTGGGCGGCTCAGTCCGTCCGCCGGTGACTGA
- a CDS encoding FHA domain-containing protein yields the protein MPELVLESNGRTWTLDPSRSYTLGRDPQGDVVLDDARVSWRHATISFNGRSWVIEDHGSTNGTFVQGQRIHHLEFGSDTVLNLGNATDGPRVTLSGAAAPAATPQAQPQQPYAAQGVNAGWAQQAPQQQAPVQQPGWQQPHQAAPHQAGQHQAAQQQSAPHIPQQQGPGGAAGAPPVYGDRSPTTFHQFSLGRVMRIGRALENDLVVSDLQVSRNHAEFHSTPDGRMEIRDLGSHNGTYVNGQPIAKGGAQLLGPTDVVGVGHSTFRIVGDRLEEFVDTGEVSFSARHLTVTVDGGKQILKDVSFGVPEKSLIAVIGPSGSGKSTLLKALTGYRPANQGEVLYDNRNLYKQFAELRQRIGLVPQDDILHKELTVKKALKYAAKLRFPSDTTAAERDARIDEVLRELKLDIHKDKKVTSLSGGQRKRVSVALELLTKPSLIFLDEPTSGLDPGMDRDVMQLLRGLADDGRTVLVVTHSVAELAICDKLLVMAPGGSVAYFGPPEEALNFFGYDTWADVFSAFENYRDYDWAGRWKGSQHYQMYAADIDAVAPQSVQVPAMQAMKPPKPQGWMSQFVTLVRRYVSVIVSDKGFLALMVILPAVLGAVSLLIDPDRGLLPNPPNPQTGRIIPNGTATTVLLILAVGACFAGAANSVRELIKERVIYERERATGLSRSAYLMSKVFVLGMITVLQGLLVGVIGFSSRELPEEGLVLGGFTLLELSLPIMALGFTSMMFGLIISALVKTAEKTMPLLVMFAIIQVVFTGCLFALHGSIGVNQFSFLMPSRWAVAASGATLDFNKISPPETAGDTDPLWEHTVGAWAMDMGALLALGVVCGFFVARFLRRHEPEVMRK from the coding sequence GTGCCGGAACTCGTACTGGAATCAAACGGACGGACCTGGACGCTCGATCCGTCCAGGTCTTACACCCTCGGACGTGATCCGCAGGGGGACGTCGTGCTGGACGACGCCAGGGTCTCCTGGCGTCACGCCACGATCAGCTTCAACGGCCGCAGTTGGGTCATCGAGGACCACGGCAGCACCAACGGCACGTTCGTGCAGGGACAGCGGATCCACCATCTGGAGTTCGGCTCCGACACGGTGCTGAACCTGGGCAACGCGACCGACGGGCCGCGCGTGACCCTGTCCGGCGCCGCGGCCCCGGCCGCCACGCCGCAGGCCCAGCCGCAGCAGCCGTACGCCGCCCAGGGCGTGAACGCCGGCTGGGCCCAGCAGGCGCCGCAGCAGCAAGCGCCCGTGCAGCAGCCCGGCTGGCAGCAGCCGCACCAGGCGGCACCGCACCAGGCAGGTCAGCACCAAGCGGCACAGCAGCAGTCGGCGCCGCACATCCCGCAGCAGCAGGGACCCGGCGGCGCGGCGGGGGCGCCACCGGTCTACGGCGACCGCAGCCCCACCACGTTCCACCAGTTCTCGCTCGGCCGGGTGATGCGCATCGGCCGTGCCCTGGAGAACGACCTGGTCGTCTCCGACCTCCAGGTCTCGCGCAATCACGCCGAGTTCCACTCCACGCCCGACGGGCGCATGGAGATCCGCGACCTCGGCTCGCACAACGGCACGTACGTCAACGGCCAGCCGATCGCCAAGGGCGGCGCCCAACTGCTCGGCCCCACCGACGTCGTGGGCGTCGGTCACTCGACGTTCCGGATCGTCGGGGACCGGCTCGAGGAGTTCGTCGACACCGGTGAGGTGTCCTTCTCCGCCCGCCACCTGACCGTCACGGTCGACGGTGGCAAGCAGATCCTCAAGGACGTCTCCTTCGGCGTCCCCGAGAAGTCGCTGATCGCGGTCATCGGCCCGTCCGGCTCCGGCAAGTCGACCCTGCTCAAGGCGCTCACCGGCTACCGCCCGGCGAACCAGGGCGAGGTCCTCTACGACAACCGGAACCTCTACAAGCAGTTCGCCGAGCTGCGCCAGCGCATCGGTCTGGTCCCGCAGGACGACATCCTGCACAAGGAGCTGACCGTCAAGAAGGCCCTGAAGTACGCGGCCAAGCTCCGCTTCCCCTCCGACACCACGGCCGCCGAGCGCGACGCCCGCATCGACGAGGTGCTGCGCGAACTCAAGCTGGACATCCACAAGGACAAGAAGGTCACGTCCCTGTCCGGCGGCCAGCGCAAGCGGGTCTCCGTGGCCCTGGAGCTGCTGACCAAGCCGTCGCTGATCTTCCTGGACGAGCCCACCTCCGGTCTCGACCCGGGCATGGACCGCGACGTCATGCAGCTGCTGCGCGGCCTCGCCGACGACGGCCGCACCGTCCTCGTCGTCACGCACTCGGTGGCCGAGCTGGCGATCTGCGACAAGCTCCTGGTGATGGCGCCCGGCGGCTCCGTCGCCTACTTCGGCCCGCCCGAGGAGGCGCTGAACTTCTTCGGCTACGACACCTGGGCCGACGTCTTCTCCGCCTTCGAGAACTACCGCGACTACGACTGGGCGGGCCGCTGGAAGGGCTCGCAGCACTACCAGATGTACGCCGCGGACATCGACGCGGTCGCGCCGCAGTCCGTACAGGTCCCGGCGATGCAGGCGATGAAGCCGCCGAAGCCGCAGGGCTGGATGTCGCAGTTCGTCACGCTGGTGCGCCGCTACGTCTCGGTGATCGTCTCCGACAAGGGCTTCCTGGCCCTGATGGTGATCCTCCCGGCCGTCCTCGGCGCGGTCAGTCTGCTCATCGACCCGGACAGGGGGCTGCTGCCCAATCCGCCCAACCCGCAGACCGGCCGGATCATCCCCAACGGCACGGCGACCACGGTCCTGCTGATCCTCGCGGTCGGCGCCTGTTTCGCGGGCGCCGCGAACTCCGTGCGCGAGCTCATCAAGGAACGGGTCATCTACGAGCGGGAGCGCGCCACCGGCCTGTCCCGTTCGGCGTACCTGATGTCCAAGGTGTTCGTGCTCGGCATGATCACCGTGCTCCAGGGCCTGCTGGTCGGCGTGATCGGCTTCTCCAGCCGGGAGCTCCCGGAGGAGGGCCTGGTCCTCGGCGGCTTCACGCTGCTGGAGCTCTCCCTGCCGATCATGGCGCTCGGCTTCACCTCGATGATGTTCGGCCTGATCATCTCCGCGCTGGTGAAGACCGCCGAGAAGACCATGCCGCTGCTGGTGATGTTCGCGATCATCCAGGTCGTCTTCACCGGCTGTCTGTTCGCGCTGCACGGCTCGATCGGCGTCAACCAGTTCTCGTTCCTGATGCCGTCGCGCTGGGCGGTCGCCGCGTCGGGCGCCACGCTGGACTTCAACAAGATCAGCCCGCCGGAGACGGCCGGTGACACCGACCCGCTGTGGGAGCACACGGTCGGGGCGTGGGCGATGGACATGGGCGCGCTGCTCGCCCTCGGCGTGGTGTGCGGCTTCTTCGTGGCCCGCTTCCTGCGCCGGCACGAGCCCGAGGTCATGCGCAAGTAA
- a CDS encoding transglycosylase SLT domain-containing protein, which produces MPKNFLTRGHSRALTRHHKIAAAGVAALGAAAIGFSAVPSDASTTTTAEVTAPTAKVAYSTEQIKDVKAGITDQLAGASLKAEEIAAKKRAAAEAAAEKKAAAAAAKAKAVKAREAKEASSRAAERVVVKKAAPKSYGNHLDGWIRESLDILKKHGIPGSYEGIHRNIMRESSGNPKAINLWDINAQNGIPSKGLLQVIPPTFEAYHVPGTSWNIYDPVANITAACNYAADKYGTMDNVDSAY; this is translated from the coding sequence ATGCCCAAGAACTTCCTCACCCGTGGTCATAGTCGTGCCCTGACCCGTCACCACAAGATCGCCGCTGCCGGTGTCGCCGCCCTCGGTGCCGCCGCGATCGGTTTCTCCGCGGTCCCGAGCGACGCGTCCACGACCACCACGGCCGAGGTCACCGCCCCCACGGCGAAGGTCGCCTACAGCACCGAGCAGATCAAGGACGTCAAGGCCGGCATCACCGACCAGCTCGCCGGCGCCAGCCTGAAGGCCGAGGAGATCGCGGCGAAGAAGCGGGCCGCGGCCGAGGCGGCCGCCGAGAAGAAGGCCGCCGCGGCCGCCGCGAAGGCCAAGGCCGTCAAGGCCCGCGAGGCCAAGGAGGCCTCGAGCCGGGCCGCCGAGCGCGTCGTGGTGAAGAAGGCCGCCCCCAAGAGCTACGGCAACCACCTGGACGGCTGGATCCGTGAGTCCCTGGACATCTTGAAGAAGCACGGCATCCCGGGTTCCTACGAGGGCATCCACCGCAACATCATGCGCGAGTCCTCCGGCAACCCGAAGGCGATCAACCTCTGGGACATCAACGCCCAGAACGGCATCCCGTCCAAGGGCCTGCTGCAGGTGATCCCCCCGACGTTCGAGGCCTACCACGTGCCCGGCACGTCCTGGAACATCTACGACCCGGTCGCCAACATCACCGCCGCGTGCAACTACGCGGCCGACAAGTACGGCACCATGGACAACGTCGACAGCGCGTACTGA
- the fabI gene encoding enoyl-ACP reductase FabI, which produces MSGILEGKRVLITGVLMESSIAFHTAKLAQEQGAEIILTAFPRPTLTERIARKLPKPAKVIELDVTNDEHLGRLADVVGEELGGLDGVVHSIGFAPQDALGGNFLNTPFESVATAMHVSAFSLKSLTMACLPLMQNGGSVVGLTFDAQYAWPQYDWMGPAKAALEATSRYMARDLGKQNIRCNLISAGPIGSMAAKSIPGFGELASVWDSRAPLEWDLKDPEPAGRGVVALLSDWFPKTTGEIIHVDGGLHAIGA; this is translated from the coding sequence ATGAGCGGAATTCTCGAGGGCAAGCGCGTCCTGATCACCGGTGTGCTGATGGAGTCCTCCATCGCCTTCCACACCGCCAAGCTGGCCCAGGAGCAGGGCGCTGAGATCATCCTGACCGCGTTCCCGCGGCCCACCCTGACCGAGCGCATCGCCCGGAAGCTGCCCAAGCCCGCCAAGGTCATCGAGCTCGACGTCACCAACGACGAGCACCTGGGCCGTCTGGCCGACGTGGTCGGCGAGGAGCTCGGCGGCCTCGACGGCGTCGTGCACTCCATCGGCTTCGCGCCGCAGGACGCGCTCGGCGGCAACTTCCTCAACACGCCGTTCGAGTCGGTGGCCACGGCCATGCACGTCTCGGCGTTCTCCCTGAAGTCGCTGACCATGGCCTGCCTGCCGCTGATGCAGAACGGCGGCTCGGTCGTCGGCCTCACCTTCGACGCGCAGTACGCCTGGCCGCAGTACGACTGGATGGGCCCGGCCAAGGCCGCCCTGGAGGCCACCAGCCGCTACATGGCGCGTGACCTGGGCAAGCAGAACATCCGCTGCAACCTGATCTCCGCGGGCCCCATCGGCTCCATGGCCGCCAAGTCCATCCCGGGCTTCGGCGAGCTGGCGTCCGTGTGGGACAGCCGCGCGCCCCTGGAGTGGGACCTGAAGGACCCGGAGCCGGCCGGCCGCGGTGTCGTCGCCCTGCTGAGCGACTGGTTCCCGAAGACCACGGGCGAGATCATCCACGTCGACGGCGGTCTGCACGCCATCGGCGCCTGA
- the serB gene encoding phosphoserine phosphatase SerB: protein MDASQTSDVPTLLVKIFGKDRPGITAGLFDTLAAYSVDVVDIEQVVTRGRIVLCALVTEPPKGLEGDLRATVHSWAGSMKMQAEIISGIGDNRPRGLGRSLVTVLGHPLTSEATAAIASRITGTGGNIDRIFRLAKYPVTAVEFAVSGVETEPLRTALVTEAARLGVDVAVVAAGLYRRAQRLVVMDVDSTLIQDEVIELFAAHAGCEDEVAEVTAAAMRGELDFEQSLHARVALLEGLDASVVDKVRSEVRLTPGARTLIRTLKRLGYQVGVVSGGFTQVTDDLKERLGLDFAQANTLEIVDGKLTGRVTGEIVDRAGKARLLRRFAAEAGVPLSQTVAIGDGANDLDMLNAAGLGVAFNAKPVVREAAHTAVNFPFLDTVLYLLGVTREEVEAADTLDVD from the coding sequence ATGGACGCATCGCAGACCTCCGACGTTCCCACTCTCCTTGTCAAGATCTTCGGCAAGGACAGGCCGGGCATCACGGCCGGCCTCTTCGACACCCTCGCCGCCTACTCGGTCGACGTCGTCGACATCGAGCAGGTCGTCACCCGTGGTCGCATCGTGCTCTGCGCGCTGGTGACCGAGCCGCCCAAGGGGCTGGAAGGGGATCTGCGGGCGACCGTCCACAGCTGGGCGGGGTCGATGAAGATGCAGGCGGAGATCATCTCCGGCATCGGCGACAACCGTCCGCGTGGGCTCGGCCGTTCCCTGGTCACCGTGCTGGGACACCCCCTGACCTCGGAGGCGACGGCGGCGATCGCCTCGCGGATCACCGGGACCGGCGGCAACATCGACCGTATCTTCCGGCTCGCCAAGTATCCGGTCACGGCGGTGGAGTTCGCGGTGTCCGGGGTGGAGACGGAACCGTTGCGGACCGCGCTGGTGACCGAGGCGGCACGGCTCGGGGTCGACGTGGCCGTGGTAGCGGCGGGGCTGTACCGGCGGGCGCAGCGCCTGGTCGTCATGGACGTGGACTCCACCCTCATCCAGGACGAGGTGATCGAGCTCTTCGCCGCGCACGCCGGCTGCGAGGACGAGGTCGCCGAGGTGACGGCGGCCGCGATGCGCGGGGAGCTGGACTTCGAGCAGTCGCTGCACGCGCGCGTGGCGTTGCTGGAGGGGCTGGACGCCTCCGTGGTGGACAAGGTGCGCAGCGAGGTGCGGCTGACGCCGGGCGCCCGGACCCTGATCCGCACCCTCAAGCGCCTCGGCTATCAAGTGGGCGTGGTCTCCGGTGGGTTCACCCAGGTCACGGATGATCTCAAGGAGCGGCTGGGGCTGGACTTCGCCCAGGCCAACACCCTGGAGATCGTCGACGGGAAGCTGACCGGCCGGGTCACCGGCGAGATCGTGGACCGGGCGGGCAAGGCCCGGCTGCTGCGCCGGTTCGCGGCCGAGGCGGGGGTGCCGCTGTCGCAGACCGTGGCGATCGGTGACGGGGCGAACGACCTGGACATGCTGAACGCGGCGGGGCTCGGTGTCGCCTTCAACGCCAAGCCGGTGGTGCGCGAGGCGGCCCACACGGCGGTGAACTTCCCCTTCCTGGACACGGTCCTCTACCTGCTGGGCGTCACCCGCGAAGAGGTCGAGGCGGCGGACACGCTCGACGTGGACTGA
- a CDS encoding CynX/NimT family MFS transporter, with protein MMGLMASEETRTLPSTTVRTPAASPGTRTAPGGGAPRAWRTRLLVVAIVLAALNLRPAITSLGALLEEVRDGLGMSGSVAGLLTSVPPLCFAVFGVTAPRLARRFGTGAVVCAGMAAIGTGLLIRPYAGGTAAFLAATALALMGIAVSNVLMPVIVKRWFPDRVGSMTGLYSMALALGTATAAAVTVPLTGTLGGNWQSGLAVWAALAAAAVLPWLAFVRDRDEAPAERAPAPGHTEPAQDGRAPAGAPALRITRSRTAWALAVFFGLQATAAYITMGWMPQIFRDAGVPAGTAGLLLAVTMVMGVPLAFVIPRLATRLPQQGPIVLALGVSGLVGYAGLYLAPAAGAWLWALLLGVANCAFPLALTMVGMRARSSAGVAQLSAFAQSTGYLISIPGPLLVGVLYQHSGGWGLPIALMAGLLVPQTIVGVLAGRDRTVEDEATAG; from the coding sequence ATGATGGGCCTCATGGCTAGCGAGGAAACCCGGACACTCCCGTCCACGACCGTACGCACACCGGCCGCGTCGCCCGGTACCCGGACGGCCCCCGGGGGCGGCGCCCCGCGCGCGTGGCGCACGCGGCTGCTCGTCGTCGCCATCGTGCTGGCCGCACTGAACCTCCGCCCCGCCATCACCAGCCTGGGCGCGCTGCTCGAAGAGGTCCGCGACGGGCTCGGCATGAGCGGCAGCGTGGCCGGACTGCTCACCTCCGTCCCCCCGCTGTGCTTCGCCGTCTTCGGCGTCACCGCCCCCCGCCTGGCCCGCCGCTTCGGGACCGGCGCGGTGGTGTGCGCCGGCATGGCCGCCATCGGCACCGGCCTGCTGATCCGCCCGTACGCCGGGGGCACCGCGGCCTTCCTGGCCGCCACCGCCCTCGCGCTGATGGGCATCGCCGTCAGCAACGTCCTGATGCCGGTGATCGTCAAGCGCTGGTTCCCCGACCGGGTCGGGTCCATGACCGGCCTGTACTCCATGGCCCTCGCCCTGGGCACCGCCACGGCGGCGGCGGTCACCGTGCCGCTGACCGGCACGCTGGGCGGGAACTGGCAGTCCGGCCTCGCGGTGTGGGCGGCCCTGGCCGCCGCCGCCGTACTGCCGTGGCTCGCCTTCGTACGGGACCGGGACGAGGCGCCGGCCGAACGCGCGCCCGCGCCGGGACACACGGAGCCCGCGCAGGACGGGCGGGCCCCCGCCGGGGCGCCCGCGCTGCGCATCACCCGCAGCCGCACCGCCTGGGCGCTGGCCGTCTTCTTCGGGCTCCAGGCCACCGCCGCCTACATCACCATGGGCTGGATGCCCCAGATCTTCCGGGACGCGGGCGTCCCCGCGGGCACGGCCGGGCTGCTCCTGGCGGTCACCATGGTGATGGGCGTACCGCTGGCCTTCGTCATACCGCGCCTCGCCACGCGGCTGCCCCAGCAGGGGCCGATCGTGCTCGCGCTGGGCGTGAGCGGCCTCGTCGGGTACGCCGGCCTCTACCTCGCGCCGGCCGCGGGTGCCTGGCTCTGGGCGCTGCTGCTGGGCGTCGCCAACTGCGCCTTCCCGCTGGCGCTCACCATGGTCGGGATGCGGGCCAGGAGCAGCGCGGGCGTGGCCCAGCTGTCGGCCTTCGCGCAGAGCACCGGCTATCTGATCTCCATTCCCGGACCGCTCCTGGTGGGCGTGCTCTACCAGCACAGCGGCGGCTGGGGGCTGCCGATCGCGCTGATGGCCGGGCTGCTGGTCCCGCAGACGATCGTGGGCGTCCTGGCGGGCCGCGACCGCACGGTGGAGGACGAGGCGACGGCGGGCTGA
- a CDS encoding SixA phosphatase family protein, translated as MSVAEPRRIVLFRHAKADWPPVSDHERPLAERGRMDAAVAGRKLADTGVAFDLALCSTAVRTRETWKLAVQEFPQRPKTVYEERIYEASPGELIALLNETPDDAQNVLLVGHNPGIQGLADILAGAAEGDARERMSRRGYPAAAFAVLSFTGSWKSLEPGAGTLVDYWAPTE; from the coding sequence ATGAGCGTCGCAGAACCCCGCAGGATTGTCCTTTTCCGGCATGCGAAAGCCGACTGGCCCCCGGTGTCCGACCATGAGCGCCCACTCGCCGAGCGGGGCCGCATGGACGCGGCGGTCGCCGGACGGAAGCTCGCCGACACCGGCGTCGCCTTCGACCTGGCGCTGTGCTCCACCGCGGTCCGGACCCGCGAGACCTGGAAGCTCGCCGTCCAGGAGTTCCCGCAGCGGCCGAAGACCGTCTACGAGGAGCGGATCTACGAGGCCTCGCCCGGCGAGCTGATCGCCCTGCTCAACGAGACCCCCGACGACGCGCAGAACGTCCTGCTGGTCGGCCACAACCCGGGCATCCAGGGACTCGCCGACATCCTGGCCGGTGCGGCCGAGGGAGACGCCCGCGAGCGCATGAGCCGCCGCGGCTACCCGGCCGCCGCCTTCGCCGTCCTGTCCTTCACCGGATCCTGGAAGTCCCTCGAGCCCGGTGCGGGCACGCTCGTCGACTACTGGGCCCCGACCGAGTGA